CAGGCATTGATCTCCCACCACCAGATCCTGATTCAAAATGGCCACCATGACCGCTCCGTCGCTGATGGCGGTGCGGGCTCCCAAATTGCACGCTTTTCCAAAGCCCAGCCGGGGCGGAGCCTCCAGAACATGAACCTCAGGAAACTCAACCGCCAGAGAAGCCAACTCCCCTCGGCGAACGCTGTTTTCCACGATATAGATCCGACTGGCCCGGATGCCGTTGGCCAGGATGGACCTCAGGCAGGACTGAATGAAATCCTTACCATGGTAGTAGGGGATCACAACCGCCACGCGGCTGAGATCAACCGGCCCTGTCGGCAAGCAGGAAGTATGGAACTGACCGGACATAATCAAACGATCAAACGAGACGATTAGGCTCCCTCGGTGGTGGCTAACAGTGGTTAGGGCTGACGTGCGTCATTTCGCGGACGCACCTTCAAAAGTTCCCAGGCAGTCGGGGAGGCGAGCCGACGAATCTCCACCCCGTCAAGCATCTCATACCCAGCCTCCCGTACGAAACGTCGAACCTTCCGTAGACACTTATTGTTGAAGGCCAACGGATTATTCTTCTTGTGCATCGAGATCACGAAAAAGCCGTTCGGGGACAAAGACTTCTCAAACTGTCGAAGCGGCGACACAGGGTCGTGCATATAATACAAAACCTCGTTGAAGAGAATCACATCCCACTTCCGCGATGGCTTGAACTCCTCAATTGGGCTGCACACATAACTGTCCTGCTCCCGCTTGGGTTGGATGGCATTGAGCGCCGACTCGGCAATATCGAGCCCGGTAAAATGGTTGATTCGCTCCAAATCCAAGTGTTGCAGCATCACGCCGTGGCCACACCCAACGTCCAGGAGGCTCAAGGAGGGGCCAAAAGAATGGATCCAGCCGGCAACGACCTTGTAACGAGCGAAGTCAGGGCTACTTGCCAGGTTCTCCCACTTGCCAGCCTGATACTCATTCTCCCAGGCGGCGCGATCTTGTTTGACGAGCGACATGTCAGCGAAAAGGAAGCAGTTGTCGGGCCGAAGCAACGACCCCTCAGGTCCGACAACCATGAAAGTAGTCGAAAAAAACCGCAAGCGGATACGGATCGAAACTCAGTGGGTCCTGGCGGACATCGTCAGACCCGTCGCTAGGGCGAGGTCACCTGGCGAAGGCGTTGGGGAGCCTCGCTATCAGGGCTGTTAAAGAACCTCCGCTGCGCCGGTATCAATGCCACCATCGGCTGCAGATCCGGTCCGAGAGCAGGCCAACGGAGATCCGACGGCCACCAAGCGGGCTTGGCAGCATGATACAAGGAAGCGGGCAGGACCCGATCGGTGATCTTGCTGTCCCAATTGGTCTTTTTAGTCGCGTAATCAAAATTGCCGTGGCGAAGCAAGGTGCCAGCCACCCCCAGGTCCAGGGCCATGATGTCTTTTGAGGGCGGGTTCGTACCCGTATATCCATTGTTGGCCATGCCGGGATAACCGAGCCGATATATCGTCGGGACGCGATAGCTGTAGTTATTGGTAAAAGTCTCATAGGCTCCAGTCCAATTGGGGAGGCCTAAGACATTGCCCACGATATTGAAATTCCGAGACCAGCGGCAAAGATCCACCGCCTTTTGATTGAGGGTCAAGGTGGGGTGCGACCCGCTGAAAAAATTGCGAAAGGCGGTGATCTCACTGGCCGACCCGAAGTACCCGTCGGACTGCAGCATCGAGCCCACATTGCCCTCGTAGAGATTCATGACGTTGTGGGGCCCGTGATTGCAGTTAAAGTCGCCGCCGATGAGCACCGACCCGCTTTGAGGATTGTGGCTGTAATTGTAGGCCACAACGCAGCCCGACGAACTGCCGGAAAGCATGGTCGAGGGAAAGGCGCTCTCGATGATGTTGTCCTCGATCAGGAAGCCGGTGTTGTGGGTGTAAAGCTCGATTCCGGCGCCGGAGTTGGCTCCGTAGCTGAAGGCCTCATGAACATAACACTCGCGCACCTCGTTCAGCACGGTATAGAAGCCAAACACATGCGCAGCACTGGCCTTGTGGGTCTCGACTCCCTTGAGCCAGCAGCCATAGGTTTGCTGCAGCGAGATAAGATAGGCGGACACGTTCGAAGCGGCGCTGATGGTAAGATCCTCAATGCCGGAAGCGTGGGTCAGAAAAAGATCGTGATGCTTGAACGTGGGCTTGTTCGTAAAGTCGTAAACAAGCGGGGGCCAAATCGTCAACTTGGTCCCTTCAATCTTGACCACCTTGGCCATCTGCCGAGTCATGTTGATGGTGGATCCCGTGTGTTTGACGGTAGGCAGGTTGGTTTGCCAGATCTTTAGCAGGGTTCGGTCCACCGTCAGCCCAGCCGCCGACGAAACCACGATGTTTGAACTTCCCTTGGTAAAGCCCGAGATAATCGCCCGCTCAGCTGCCGGGCTCTCACGGAAGGTGCCCATCGAGAAAAAGCCGCTGCAGTTGTTAACTGTGTCAGCGATGATGACCGTCTTCCCCATGCCCTCTCCCCGCAGCGTCACCCCGTCGCTCCGAATACTCAAACAGCTCTTGGCCAAATACCGCCCAGCCGGGAGGAAAACAACCTTGTTGGAAGGGCAGGCTCGCAGGGCCGCCTCGATCGCCGGAGCGTCGTTGGCAATACCATCCCCTTTGGCCACGATATTAGTACCAGGGATGGAGACCCTGACGTTGCAGAAAATACTGGTCCGGTTCGGGATTCCACCCGGGACGCCTACCATCCCTCGCGACCAGTTAATGCGCCGCCCGGTCGGTATGATCTCCCCTGACGCCGAGCCGGTCAAAAGCACCATCGCCAGCAGCCCTAAAACCGGCATCCATCCGAACAAGCGCCGCCTGCAGGACGAAACCTGCTCAGACACAGGACAAAGATGAGAACTTATCCGACACATGGCAGCCTTAAAGCAGCTTCAATACCATAACAGAACCCAAACCCGGTGACCATCCACCCGGCAACAGAACACCTCAATGCCAGATGTCAAGTGAACGGAGCGAACCGGAAGATGATGCCGGAGTAGACGCGGTTACGTTCGAACCAGACGGGTTTTGCCTCGCACGCTCCGGTCTCCAACAGTCACTGCAGAAATAGCAGCCATGCTCAGGGAACCGAACTAACGGGCTTATTTAGTGAAATAGTATTGTTGAGGCGTTTTGCCAGTTCAAGGGAAAACAGCCTCGAGCCTTGACGGTTAAGATGCTGGGAGTTGTAAAAGTGTTCCCGCTTCGCACAAACCTCCGATTCGCTGAAATCCATGAATGTGGCGTGCCCTTTCTCTGCCACCTGCCTGAACATGCCCATGAGTTCCTGCCGGTTGCTGGTGAGCCGCTGCATCTCGAGATACTCCGGAGAGTAGCACAACACCAAAGGTATTCCTCGGCTATGACAAAGCCGGATCAGGGACTCCACCTGCTCCACCCCCTTGGGGTCAATTTGGATTTTGAAGCCGTCACGATGCTGCTCCTTGAATCGCTCAAAATCACCAGTCCACTGAGTATCCCTCGGGTTGTAGCCTCGGAAATGATCCTCTCTCGGATGAATGCCAAACCAGGCGGCAAAACCCCTGAGCCAGGTAAACCGCATGTCCTCGACGACATACCCGTAGATCGGCAGATACTTCCACCTCCAAGCCTGCGGATGAATTTTCAGCAGAGCCCCATAGAGGGACTCGTCGTGCAAATAGGGCATGTACTGAGCCGGATCATACACCTCGTCGGTCGGAATAAAGGTGTGCGGATCCAGGTTCTGGATAACCAGCTCCGGCTTGTCGTTCTGGCGCAGATACGCCTCTAGAACCGCAACTTGCATATCGATGTGCGATCCATTGCGTCCCAGGTTATAAGCCGTGCGCCCGGTCTGCTGCTGGATCAAGACCGGATCGTAGTGAACCAAGGCCCGCGAGGATCCATTGATGACAATCTGCGCATTCACCTTTCCAGACATGGCGGCGTTGAAGGCGCCCTTGTCCGAGGTTTTGATCCGACGCAATCCCGAGTCGATGGCAGCATCCAAACCAAAGGCCACGACCGCACACAACAGGAAAAACGCGGCTATTCTTGAAAATCCGTGCATGAGTTCAGAGTTAGAACTGGAAATAGATAAACTCAGCCTTCCGATAGACCCCAAAGAAAACCACCGAATAAAAGAAAGTCAAATAGCACGCCCACCGGGGAACCAATGGCAGCCGGACCCAAAGACGATCAAACCAAACCGCCCCACGCAGCAACTGGCCGATCTCCAGAAGCAGAATGCTCAGGATGGCCACCGGCAACTGTCGCAGCAGAAAGTGCTCGGTAGCCACTGCACCCAAATCCCAATTCACGGCCAAATGAGTCAGAATGTAGTGAGCGTCAGACATCGACTTCGCCCTGAAGAGCACCCAAGCAATACAAGTCAGGAAGAACGTGGTCAGCAACATGATTACCTTTCGAGCGAGCGTATCCCGGCCCAATCCAACTCCACCGAACAAACGGTCCCTGAGCGGTAGAGTCAGCGCGCCGCAGACTAGGTAAAGCCCGTTTAAGAAACCCCAAAACACATAGGTCCAGTTGGCTCCATGCCACAAGCCGCTTATCCCAAACGTGATCAAAACATTCCTCGCCCAGCGAACCCGATCCACCCGACTCCCCCCCAAGGGCACATAGACGTAGTCCTTAAACCAAGTCGAAAGGGATATGTGCCAACGTTTCCAGAACTCGCCCACCGACAGCGACCAATACGGTGTGTTAAAGTTTTCCATCAGGTTAAAGCCCAGCACCCGGGCAGTGCCCAAGGCGATGTCGGAGTAACCGGAGAAGTCACAGTAGATCTGATAGGCGAAGAAGACGGTCGCCAGGGTCAGTTGCAAGCCGGTGCACTGTTGGGGCGCCCCATAGACATCGTTGACGTAAATCGCCAACCGGTCAGCAACCACCAGTTTCTTAAAGAAGCCCCACGCCATCCTCCTCAGCCCGATGCATGCATCCGTCGCGTTGAAATCCTTCAGCTCGCTAAACTGATGCAACAGATTCTGCGGCCGCTCAATGGGACCCGCTACGAGCTGAGGAAAAAACATCACGAACGTCGAATACTTGATGAAGTCCGGTTCGGCCTTCTGACGCCCGTAGTAAACCTCCACCACATAGCTCAAACTCTGGAACGTGTGGAATGAGAGGCCGATGGGCAGGAGAATGTTCGAAGCGCCAAGGGAGACTTTCCAGCCAAACAGGCCGGCCAGGCCAACGAAATTTCCCATGAAGAAATCAAAATACTTGAAGACGAACAGCACGGCGCAAGTCGCCACGAGGCTGAATACCAAGAGCGAGCGCCGCCTTGGCCCCTGGCTGGCCTCGATCTTCAGGCCGCAGACATAATCGATCAGGATCGTGACAAACAGGATCAGGATATACTGCGGAACAAAGAACATGTAGAAGACGCAGCTCGCCACCAGAAGCATGGGAAGCCGCATCGACTTGGGCCCCATAAAGAACAGGGCGCAGACGATCGGAAAAAACAGCGCAAACTCAAGTGAATTGAACAGCATGACTCGCTAAGCAGATATCGAAAGACTTGGCCCGGGACTCAAGCAGGGAAACATGGACAATTTTAATTACCGCGAAACTGATGCGGGCTCTGAATGCCTGGCATTCGGCACCAATCCCAGGTGCTCCAACGCGGCCCCCACCGGCAGGACCCGCGCTCCCGAGTCCCCCACCGCAGCGACTACTTCTCGAAAAAACCCGGTTGTAACCCCGTAACGCGTGGGGGACGCTTCCACATCATGGGTGGAAAAAATAAGCCAGCCCTGGCAACGCACCGTCTGCTCGATCGCCTGCCTGACCGCACCCATGTTCTCACCAACCTGCTCCAGGAAGAAGGAACGGAGATGATTCAAATCGAGTCGGCCCTGATTGCAAGCCTGCCCGCCTCCGCGACAGCCGGCAAAACGCGCGCCGGACCGCCGCTTCACGCCGGGGTTGGGACAGCTGATCGGATAGGACAGCGTCGGGAACACAGCACCAGGAAACCGACTGGTCAGGAAGCGCTGGTTTTGCTCGATCCCCGCCTCGAACTCCGCAGCAGGCGTGTCCCAAGAGTGAAGATGCCCAAAGGTATGGCATCCCAGTTCGTGGCGCTGCGCCAACAGAACCGGCAAATCGTCCAGGTCAAAGATCCTGCCTGTCGGAGCGATCGTCCCGGCCAGTCCGAACGAGGTGTAGTAGGTGCCCTGCCAGCCGCGATCGCTGAGCATCGAGCCGGCTGCCAGCAAGGCGGACTTCGGAAAGTCATCGAAGCTGAAGGAAATAATGGGAGTCTCCGTCCTCAGGAACGCGTCCCGCCGGGCAAAGTGTTCGGCTCGCTCCCGCCGCAGCCGATCACGTATCCGCAACCATAAATGCATTCCAGCCATGATGGGTATGCCTGGGTTAGCTGGCCGATTCCGGATAGGAGTTGATCCACTCTCCCTCCCGCTTCGGTCCGGTCTGGAGGCTTGCACGATAGTTGCGGCGACGTGTCGCGTTCTCCCAATAGCGCGCGAGGCGAGTCCTAAGGAAACCCTCCGACTTGCGCCAGGAGGAGCCCATCAAATGCGCGCCATAGTCACCAAACCGGTGCCAGGTTTTAGGCTCGCAAACGTTGGTGGGGAACAGCACCGTGACCGAGCTTCGCAGGCCAGGGTTCTCCGCCAAAGTCCGGGTCACCAAACCGGGACCGGTCGTGTTCGTGACGATGAACTGGCCCCGAAATGGCGATGGGATATTCTGATACATCTGCAGGGCCCAAGCAGGATCCTCGACGGAGCGCACACAATTCTTGATCACCGCCAGGAGGAACGGATGCCCCGCCTCGGCGCCGAAAGCATAGTTCCCCACCTCCCAATCGAACCCGCATCCCTCCCTCAGATGACGACTCAAGGTCAACTCCTCAAACGGGAAGACGCAGGCCTGGTCGCACAATGTCGCCAAACTCCGCGCCAGATAAACATCCAGATCCAGATAAAAGCCGCCCAGGCGGTAGATGGCCAGATACCGAAAAAAATCGAAGCGTTGGATCGGAAAAGGGAACCGACCAAACACGTCTCGATACTCCGGGAACTCCCGCTCCATGAAGTCGGAGATGCGGGCGTCGTCGAACAGACAATAGTCGAAGTCGGGATGAAGCAGCCGAGCATTGACCGCAGCCGCGCGGCACGCCAAGGGAAGCTCAGGCTTGGCCTGGGCGGGGGACTTCCCGCTCGGAGACCCCCAAATATGAATAATTCGTTTGGGGATACGCGGGCTGCGAGCGCCGGTCCCGGAAGGCTCGGTCGCCGGTTTGTCAGGATTGACTGTGCTTGTTAGGCTCATGTTGTGCTTCGCCGGATCACTCTTCAGGCGTTCCGCAGATCACCAAAAGCCGACCCATCCTCAGGTCGGGCCGCCTCTTGCGATCCTCCGTCCTCAGCCTGCTCCGATCCCAACAGATGGTTCCATAGGAGGGACCCGACGGTGACCGCGATCAAAACGAAACTAAACCAGAGCGGTCCGCGCCGGGCAAACGTGGACTCGGAAAAATTATACAGGACGGTAACCAGGAAGAACGCAAACTGCAGCCGGGCAAAATGATGCCTTTGCTGGAGATTTCGATAGATCCCCACCGCCAACACCAGCAGGACCAGGAGCAAAAGCCCCAGGGCGATGAAACCGCCGTCCAGATAAATCTCGAGATAGCCGTTGTGGGCGGTCTTGAGCTCCGCCTCGTAGTCTCCAATCTCAACCACGCCCGTTTTGTCCCAATAGGCCAGATAGCCCGAGCCGAGCAGCGGGTTCACGGGATGTTCCCTTACCACTCTCCAGATTTCGGTGCGTCCGGTGAAGGTCGAGTCCCGACCGATCATCGCCAGGAGGGTGTTCGAGATCTTAAAGAGCTTGTCCAAGCCGAGGAACGTAGGCCCCCCCAACAAGCAGAGCCAAAAAATGGTGGTCGGACTGGTTCGGAGCAAGGGGAGACGATGGCTCACCAGGATCACCGTGCCAGCCACCAGACAGATCATGGCCGTTTTCGAGTCCGAGATCTGCAGACAGTACAACCCCATCAGAATAACAAGAGAGGGATAGAAAAAGTTTTTCCGCTTCGCCTTTCGCTCCGGATCGTCCCAGGACTGCACCATATCCCAGATGAGAATCAGGGAGAAGATCAGCACAATCTCCCCCAGCGAATTCTTCTGTTCGGTCACTCCGCAGTACATCACTCCACCCTGATTGGTGTAGGCCCGGCCAAACTCGGGAACATACTTGATGAAGAGCACCGACAGAGGAATGAGCACATAAGCACAGCGGATATACACCGCCTTCAATGCCTCCATGGGGTTCTTCTCCGTCAGGATCAGCAGCATCACAAAGATCCCGCCGATTTCCTTGAACCAGCGCTTGAAGGTCACAAAAGGATAGCCAGACCAGAGTAGGGTCAGCAGCAGCCAGGCATAAAAGAGGAAGAGGGCGGTGTTGTTGCGAGAAAAATCCCCGAAGGGAAATTGCCGGCGTGCCAAAATCACCATCGAAATCAGAATCTGCACCAAGTAGAAGGTTCGATCAAAGGCGTTGCCCTCCAGGGATCCCCCGCTGGAGGTGAATCCGAACCAGAACGAGAGGGGTCGCGAACCCAGGACCATCAGCCAGATGACGGGTATCCAGATAGCCGGGCTCAGTTCCCGGCGCTGTTGATGGTCCTTGCGCCAAAGCCAGGCGA
The nucleotide sequence above comes from Verrucomicrobiales bacterium. Encoded proteins:
- a CDS encoding polysaccharide deacetylase family protein encodes the protein MAGMHLWLRIRDRLRRERAEHFARRDAFLRTETPIISFSFDDFPKSALLAAGSMLSDRGWQGTYYTSFGLAGTIAPTGRIFDLDDLPVLLAQRHELGCHTFGHLHSWDTPAAEFEAGIEQNQRFLTSRFPGAVFPTLSYPISCPNPGVKRRSGARFAGCRGGGQACNQGRLDLNHLRSFFLEQVGENMGAVRQAIEQTVRCQGWLIFSTHDVEASPTRYGVTTGFFREVVAAVGDSGARVLPVGAALEHLGLVPNARHSEPASVSR
- a CDS encoding class I SAM-dependent methyltransferase, translated to MSLVKQDRAAWENEYQAGKWENLASSPDFARYKVVAGWIHSFGPSLSLLDVGCGHGVMLQHLDLERINHFTGLDIAESALNAIQPKREQDSYVCSPIEEFKPSRKWDVILFNEVLYYMHDPVSPLRQFEKSLSPNGFFVISMHKKNNPLAFNNKCLRKVRRFVREAGYEMLDGVEIRRLASPTAWELLKVRPRNDARQP
- a CDS encoding MBOAT family protein — its product is MLFNSLEFALFFPIVCALFFMGPKSMRLPMLLVASCVFYMFFVPQYILILFVTILIDYVCGLKIEASQGPRRRSLLVFSLVATCAVLFVFKYFDFFMGNFVGLAGLFGWKVSLGASNILLPIGLSFHTFQSLSYVVEVYYGRQKAEPDFIKYSTFVMFFPQLVAGPIERPQNLLHQFSELKDFNATDACIGLRRMAWGFFKKLVVADRLAIYVNDVYGAPQQCTGLQLTLATVFFAYQIYCDFSGYSDIALGTARVLGFNLMENFNTPYWSLSVGEFWKRWHISLSTWFKDYVYVPLGGSRVDRVRWARNVLITFGISGLWHGANWTYVFWGFLNGLYLVCGALTLPLRDRLFGGVGLGRDTLARKVIMLLTTFFLTCIAWVLFRAKSMSDAHYILTHLAVNWDLGAVATEHFLLRQLPVAILSILLLEIGQLLRGAVWFDRLWVRLPLVPRWACYLTFFYSVVFFGVYRKAEFIYFQF
- a CDS encoding O-antigen ligase family protein, whose amino-acid sequence is MPRSLAILLSLLFIAWLWRKDHQQRRELSPAIWIPVIWLMVLGSRPLSFWFGFTSSGGSLEGNAFDRTFYLVQILISMVILARRQFPFGDFSRNNTALFLFYAWLLLTLLWSGYPFVTFKRWFKEIGGIFVMLLILTEKNPMEALKAVYIRCAYVLIPLSVLFIKYVPEFGRAYTNQGGVMYCGVTEQKNSLGEIVLIFSLILIWDMVQSWDDPERKAKRKNFFYPSLVILMGLYCLQISDSKTAMICLVAGTVILVSHRLPLLRTSPTTIFWLCLLGGPTFLGLDKLFKISNTLLAMIGRDSTFTGRTEIWRVVREHPVNPLLGSGYLAYWDKTGVVEIGDYEAELKTAHNGYLEIYLDGGFIALGLLLLVLLVLAVGIYRNLQQRHHFARLQFAFFLVTVLYNFSESTFARRGPLWFSFVLIAVTVGSLLWNHLLGSEQAEDGGSQEAARPEDGSAFGDLRNA